In one window of Luteitalea sp. DNA:
- a CDS encoding FtsX-like permease family protein encodes MRETPIWRRYMRLLRSNIAVDVDEELAFHFARRVEDLIAQGLSDVEARDRAAREFGSVERVRRELQAIGHRRRQRERRAHWWESLTQDLRFAVRTLRKSPGFVAVVVATLALGMGGTTAVFSVVQTVLLAPLPYAEPGQLVRFYQGSSPAEPGGYLTGPHVKEVRDHAASFEDVAVLFTYDETGLDLVEGGQARRLRILRVSSDYFRALRSGPLRGRAFDRRDETGASHVVLSDALWRKRFGGDPAIIGATVHLSAEPYVVTGIAPKEFEDPIVGVVDAWLPLDLATANGPSNHFLSAIGRLRSGVSIEQAQAELAGLNRSMAERWPDTDGVALLPLKEDLVGRSRGPLQLLFIAVGLVLLVACVNVANLALVRATGRGRELAIRAALGSGGFRIARQLLVESVLLAALGGLLGLVLAVLGSNVLRVLGRDAISRLDEVGFDPVVLAFAALVTLTTGIAFGMAPAVRFARVHPGWALREQSRSATGTRGHARLRSALASTQLALALTLLVGAVVLMASFHRLRQVELGFRVERVLTFDVSLPAARYDAQRRAIFQEELARRIRTIPGVTAAGGTSRLPATGKYHHWGILIESGPLAGTEESEVNADQRIVSGDFFTALEIPTLAGRIFDARDDASAPSRAVVSAAFARKAFPGMPLERVVGQRIAPVREQREIIGVVGDVTLDPYGTANPVVYQAHRQYAGDRNWALSQVVATEVAPERILGLVRAEVAALDPQLAVHHVAPMTDVVGRGVSRERFAMVLMGAFAAVALMLAALGLYGVLAYTVRQRTPEIGIRMALGATAAHVRALVLRQAAAVVAIGLVAGTAGAIALGRALSALLFETNPSDPLVFIVTALLLTVVAFVAAWLPAWRASRTAPRIAMQDE; translated from the coding sequence ATGCGGGAGACACCCATCTGGCGACGGTACATGCGCCTCCTGCGGAGCAACATCGCGGTCGACGTAGACGAGGAGCTCGCGTTCCATTTCGCGAGGCGCGTGGAGGACCTCATTGCACAAGGACTCTCCGACGTCGAGGCGCGTGATCGAGCGGCCCGCGAGTTCGGCAGTGTCGAGCGGGTTCGCCGCGAGCTACAGGCGATCGGCCACCGCCGGCGGCAGCGAGAGCGGCGCGCTCACTGGTGGGAATCGCTGACCCAAGATCTGCGCTTCGCCGTGCGTACGCTCCGGAAGAGTCCCGGGTTCGTCGCGGTTGTCGTCGCCACGCTTGCACTAGGGATGGGCGGTACCACCGCGGTGTTCAGTGTCGTGCAAACGGTGCTGTTAGCGCCCTTGCCCTACGCAGAGCCGGGGCAACTCGTGCGCTTCTACCAGGGATCTTCACCTGCCGAGCCTGGTGGATATCTGACTGGTCCACACGTCAAGGAAGTTCGTGATCACGCCGCGTCGTTCGAGGACGTGGCCGTGCTCTTCACGTACGACGAGACGGGGCTCGACCTCGTTGAGGGCGGGCAAGCCCGGCGGCTTCGTATCCTGCGAGTGAGTAGCGATTACTTCCGTGCGCTTCGCTCCGGCCCACTGCGCGGGCGCGCGTTCGATCGTCGGGATGAGACCGGTGCCTCCCACGTCGTGTTGAGCGATGCGCTGTGGCGGAAGCGCTTTGGCGGCGACCCGGCCATCATCGGCGCGACCGTGCACCTGAGCGCCGAGCCCTATGTCGTGACAGGCATCGCGCCGAAGGAGTTCGAGGATCCGATCGTGGGCGTGGTGGACGCGTGGCTCCCCCTCGACCTGGCGACAGCCAACGGCCCGAGCAACCACTTCCTGAGCGCGATCGGCCGGTTGCGGTCTGGGGTGAGCATCGAGCAGGCGCAGGCGGAGCTCGCCGGCCTGAATCGGTCGATGGCCGAGCGCTGGCCCGATACGGATGGCGTCGCGCTGCTGCCGCTGAAGGAGGATCTGGTGGGCAGGTCGCGCGGCCCGCTGCAGCTGCTGTTCATCGCCGTAGGACTGGTGCTGCTGGTCGCGTGCGTGAACGTGGCCAATCTCGCGCTCGTGCGCGCCACGGGCCGTGGCCGCGAGCTCGCGATTCGCGCGGCGCTGGGCTCCGGCGGCTTTCGGATTGCCCGACAACTCTTGGTCGAGAGCGTGCTCCTTGCCGCCCTTGGTGGCCTGCTTGGACTCGTGCTCGCCGTGCTGGGGAGTAACGTTCTGCGAGTACTTGGGCGCGACGCAATCTCGCGGCTCGACGAGGTTGGATTCGATCCCGTGGTGCTGGCATTTGCCGCCCTGGTGACGCTCACCACAGGGATTGCCTTCGGCATGGCGCCGGCCGTGCGGTTCGCCCGCGTCCATCCGGGCTGGGCGCTGCGCGAGCAGTCACGTTCCGCGACAGGCACGCGCGGGCACGCGCGACTGCGGAGCGCCCTGGCCAGCACCCAACTTGCCCTCGCCTTGACGCTCCTCGTTGGCGCTGTCGTGCTGATGGCCAGCTTCCATCGGCTGCGACAGGTGGAGCTCGGCTTCCGCGTCGAGCGGGTCCTGACCTTCGACGTGAGCTTGCCAGCGGCCCGTTACGACGCGCAACGTCGAGCCATCTTTCAAGAGGAGCTGGCTCGCCGGATAAGGACCATCCCAGGCGTGACGGCCGCGGGCGGCACATCCCGTCTTCCGGCCACCGGCAAGTATCACCACTGGGGCATTTTAATCGAGAGCGGACCACTCGCCGGCACGGAGGAGTCCGAGGTCAATGCCGACCAGCGCATCGTCAGCGGAGACTTCTTCACGGCGTTGGAGATACCCACGCTCGCGGGCCGCATTTTCGACGCGCGGGACGATGCTAGTGCTCCCTCTCGCGCGGTGGTCAGTGCGGCCTTCGCAAGGAAGGCCTTTCCGGGCATGCCGTTGGAGAGAGTGGTCGGACAGCGCATTGCGCCGGTCCGTGAGCAACGCGAGATCATCGGTGTGGTGGGCGACGTGACGCTGGACCCTTACGGCACGGCCAACCCCGTGGTCTATCAGGCGCACCGCCAGTACGCCGGCGACCGGAACTGGGCGCTCTCGCAGGTTGTGGCCACGGAGGTTGCACCGGAACGCATCCTTGGGCTGGTCCGGGCCGAGGTCGCCGCTCTGGACCCACAGCTGGCGGTGCACCACGTGGCACCGATGACGGACGTCGTTGGGCGTGGCGTCAGTCGCGAGCGGTTCGCGATGGTGCTGATGGGAGCCTTTGCCGCGGTGGCGCTGATGCTCGCGGCCCTCGGCCTTTACGGCGTCCTCGCCTACACGGTGCGCCAGCGCACGCCAGAGATCGGGATTCGAATGGCGCTCGGTGCGACCGCCGCTCACGTACGTGCGCTGGTGCTGCGGCAAGCAGCCGCGGTTGTCGCGATTGGGCTCGTCGCCGGAACCGCCGGCGCCATAGCGCTGGGGCGGGCACTCTCGGCGCTGCTCTTCGAGACCAATCCGTCGGACCCCCTTGTGTTCATCGTCACCGCGCTGCTCTTGACGGTCGTGGCGTTCGTCGCTGCGTGGCTGCCCGCGTGGCGCGCATCCCGAACAGCGCCACGAATCGCCATGCAGGACGAGTAG
- a CDS encoding PadR family transcriptional regulator, with the protein MPRNIIDSVQGTLDFLILKTLSGGEMHGYAIARWIFDFSGEELQIEEGTLYPALHRLEDKGWIAAEWGSSENNRRAKFYRLTARGRRELAARTASWQRFTMAVNRVIDASPAR; encoded by the coding sequence ATGCCGAGGAACATCATCGATTCGGTCCAGGGAACGCTCGACTTCTTGATCTTGAAGACGCTCTCGGGTGGCGAGATGCACGGGTATGCCATCGCCCGGTGGATCTTCGACTTCTCCGGAGAAGAGTTGCAAATCGAGGAGGGCACCCTTTATCCCGCCTTGCATCGCTTGGAGGACAAAGGCTGGATCGCGGCCGAGTGGGGCTCGAGCGAGAACAATCGCCGCGCGAAGTTCTACCGCCTCACGGCCAGGGGACGGCGAGAGTTGGCGGCGCGTACGGCGAGCTGGCAGCGGTTCACGATGGCTGTCAACCGCGTGATCGACGCGAGTCCTGCCAGGTAG